Below is a window of Leucobacter sp. Psy1 DNA.
GTCCGCGTACGTCGGCGGCTGGCTCGACTCCGTGATCATGCGGGCGAACGACGTGCTCCTCGCGATTCCGCAGCTCGTGTTCGCGCTGCTCGCGATCACGGTGCTCGGCCCGCAGCCCTGGGTCCTGGTCGCGGTGATCGCGATCACCCACGCGCCGCGCATCGCGAGAGTGGCCCGTTCCGCCGCGCTCGACGTCAAGGGCGAGGACTACATCCTCGCCGCTGAGATGTACGCGATGCCGAGGTGGCGGGTGCTATTCCGCGAGATTCTGCCGAACATCACGGGGCCGCTCGCCGTCGAGGCCGGCCTCCGGTTGACGTACTCCATCGGCGCGATCGCCTCGCTGTCCTTCCTCGGACTCGGCATGCAGCCGCCCGCAGCCGACTGGGGGCTCATGATCAACGAGAATCGCATCGCGCTCGCGGTCCAGCCGTGGGGCGTCATGCTCCCGGTGCTGGCGATCGCGGTACTCACGATCGGCACGAACCTCATCGCGGACTCGATGGCTCGGGCCTCCGCCTCCCGGAACATAGGAGATGCATGATGGCGAACTCACCAGCGAAATCGGCCGCACCTGCGCGGACGGCGAGCGGCGCTCCGATGCTCAAGGGCTCCGCCTGGCACGCACAGGTCACCTCGGGCGGCAACGTGCTCGAGATCGACGATCTCTGCATCGAGACGACGACGGGCCGGCAGATCATCCAGCACGTGAACCTCGACCTGCGCCCGGCTGAGATGCTCGCGCTGGTGGGGGAGTCGGGATCAGGCAAGACGACCGTCGGCCTGACCGCGCTCGGCCGGATCCGACCGGGACTCGTCCACACCGGAGGAACGGTGACGCTGTACCCGTCGAACAGCGTCGACTCCGCAGAGATGACCGGGCTCGACGACCGCGCCGCTCGGCGTCTGCGGGGGTCCCGGGTCTCGTACATCCCGCAGGATCCGGCGCTGTCGCTCAATCCGAGCATGCGCGTCGGCGATCAGATCCGGGAGGTGCTCGATATCCACGGCTTCGGTGCGAATCGCGAGGAGCGCGAGGAGCGCGTCCGCGGTGTGCTCCGCGAGGTCGGTCTCCCGGACGACGATGCGTACCAGCGACGCTGGCCGCATCAGCTCTCGGGTGGACAGCAGCAGCGGATCGGCATCGCGATGGCGTTCGCCATGTACCCCGACCTCCTGGTGCTCGATGAGCCCACCACCGGTCTCGATGTCTCGACGCAGGCGCTCGTGCTCGACACCATCCGCGACATGACGGTGAAGAACAACGTCGCGGGCCTGTACATCACCCACGATCTGGCGGTCGTCGACGAGATCGCCGACCGGGTCGCCGTCATGCTGCAGGGCGAACTCGTCGAGGAGGGAACGACCTCCGAGGTGCTGCGCGACCCGAAGCACCGATACACGAAGACGCTGCTCGCCGCGGTGCCCGATCTCGCGGGCCGCAATCGCATCAGCAGATTCGAGGAGACCAAGCAGAAGGTCGCCGAGGCGGGGACCGCCGAGCTCTCGCTGCTCACCCTGCGCCGCGAGGCGGGAGCTCCTCCGACCGAGGCGATCCCGACGTTCGCGGCAGGGGAGCCGGTGCTCGAGGTGCGCGACGTCTCGGTCGCGTACGGGGCGAAGCGCGTGCTCGATGGGATCGACCTGACGCTCCGGACGGCGGAGTGCACCATGCTGCTCGGGGAATCAGGATCTGGCAAGACGACGCTCTCCCGGTCGATCGCCGGGCTGATCGACCGGTGGACCGGTGAG
It encodes the following:
- a CDS encoding ABC transporter ATP-binding protein; the encoded protein is MANSPAKSAAPARTASGAPMLKGSAWHAQVTSGGNVLEIDDLCIETTTGRQIIQHVNLDLRPAEMLALVGESGSGKTTVGLTALGRIRPGLVHTGGTVTLYPSNSVDSAEMTGLDDRAARRLRGSRVSYIPQDPALSLNPSMRVGDQIREVLDIHGFGANREEREERVRGVLREVGLPDDDAYQRRWPHQLSGGQQQRIGIAMAFAMYPDLLVLDEPTTGLDVSTQALVLDTIRDMTVKNNVAGLYITHDLAVVDEIADRVAVMLQGELVEEGTTSEVLRDPKHRYTKTLLAAVPDLAGRNRISRFEETKQKVAEAGTAELSLLTLRREAGAPPTEAIPTFAAGEPVLEVRDVSVAYGAKRVLDGIDLTLRTAECTMLLGESGSGKTTLSRSIAGLIDRWTGEIGYRGQSLAPSTRKRTVQQRQEVQYIFQSPFSSLNPRRTLGESLGVPLEMTGGLSAAERRERVEEALDAVRLGRRFIDRRPGDLSGGERQRAAIARALVNTPKVLICDEITSALDVSVQASIIDLLTRLREERGLSMLFVTHNIALARHVAKRIAVLNQGVIVDEGLTDDVLRRPTHPYTKELLANVPTLE
- a CDS encoding ABC transporter permease translates to MSEISVQPRDAGDAVTRSTVLTRFWAQGQAKIGVALTAVVVILAFCGPLLLPWATGYSATEFAARPFQEAGVFGTDNLGRDVLSRFLAGGMSLILYSVLATVFGLLLGVLFGMVSAYVGGWLDSVIMRANDVLLAIPQLVFALLAITVLGPQPWVLVAVIAITHAPRIARVARSAALDVKGEDYILAAEMYAMPRWRVLFREILPNITGPLAVEAGLRLTYSIGAIASLSFLGLGMQPPAADWGLMINENRIALAVQPWGVMLPVLAIAVLTIGTNLIADSMARASASRNIGDA